A window of Nerophis ophidion isolate RoL-2023_Sa linkage group LG17, RoL_Noph_v1.0, whole genome shotgun sequence contains these coding sequences:
- the lrsam1 gene encoding E3 ubiquitin-protein ligase LRSAM1 isoform X2, with the protein MPLFFRKKKPSDESQKRLEYQLCRSKEAGADDILDISACELSEVPTSAISICKIVQKKVLDLHDNKLSSLPEDIGKLATLQVLNVEKNRLKVLPDSIGDLKLLQSLNLKGNCVSELPSSISSLCSLRTLDVSDNLIIQLPKTFAYIRTLESITLDAATMTYPPASVCMEGTESIQNFLCAELGEEYCPPSQYLLPVLESDCGKQDSDCVDSMDEAWQTKFSDYEKRKLQKQQEKLAFERHRDEKQNEHTQLLLMNTSRKVNILNSVRQEQERLEQGVSMQQRAQETERVLLLEKVRQAEDNISCRISNMLGDDNRQKKSAEFLQALEEDRIRLEHLTAITQEETNSLRKREVASAMQKMLSDSCAVSLLQEASDYRRRSLVSEAYRSMENLERKFDRMLSLQVLDKSKAISHILQEEEMQKAAFQALQLQKDSVHGYIRSQIKLIEGELMQLTKLEVKRRSLDSENLQEVLVKQRTALGDMLQQLLKQKHQREQELQQVLVEMELKSESNQQNYWMIQYQRLLDAKPLSLRMQEAGVEKELVDLLCKLSAQHYLPIMAHHRVTTEALRHMNPSDLKKLGINEIGIQKALLKWAQEHLPGGACKMVEQSEETEVIPSEPSSFFPPIPDTYSIMTPSPPLTPGTPITPSAPSPVEGPGGSECVVCMETTAQVIFLPCGHVCCCQVCSGAMQNCPLCRSALSQRIRLYHS; encoded by the exons TCTAAAGAGGCAGGTGCTGATGACATCCTGGATATCTCAGCTTGTGAGCTCTCAGAG GTTCCTACAAGTGCCATTTCCATTTGCAAGATTGTACAGAAGAAG GTTTTGGATTTGCATGATAATAAGCTTAGTTCACTTCCAGAAGACATCGGGAAGCTGGCCACATTGCAG gttttaaatgttgaaaaaaatcgTTTAAAAGTCCTTCCAGACTCCATTGGGGACCTGAAGCTGCTGCAGTCACTTAATTTAAAAG GAAACTGTGTCAGTGAACTGCCGTCTTCTATAAGCTCTCTGTGCAGCTTGCGTACCTTGGATGTGAGTGACAACCTCATAATACAGCTTCCCAAAACCTTTGCTTACATTCGCACACTAGAG AGCATTACACTTGATGCAGCCACTATGACCTATCCCCCTGCATCTGTGTGCATGGAAGGTACTGAGAGCATCCAGAACTTCTTGTGCGCTG AACTGGGAGAGGAGTATTGCCCTCCATCCCAGTATCTCCTGCCAGTGCTGGAAAGTGACTGCGGGAAGCAAGACTCAGACTGTGTGGACAGCATGGATGAGGCCTGGCAG ACTAAATTCAGTGATTATGAAAAGAGAAAG TTGCAGAAACAGCAGGAAAAGCTGGCTTTCGAGCGGCACAGAGATGAGAAGCAAAACGAGCACACCCAGCTTCTACTCATGAACACCTCTCGTAAAGTAAACATCCTCAACTCTGTTCGCCAG GAGCAGGAGCGCTTGGAGCAAGGGGTCAGCATGCAACAGAGAGCCCAGGAGACTGAGAGGGTGCTGTTGTTGGAGAAAGTTAGACAAGCTGAAGACAACATCAGCTGTCGCATTAGCAACATGCTGGGGGATGACAACCG GCAGAAAAAGAGTGCCGAGTTTCTTCAGGCCTTGGAGGAAGATCG AATCCGCTTGGAACATTTGACTGCCATCACACAGGAAGAAACCAACTCTTTGAGGAAGCGAGAGGTGGCCT CGGCCATGCAGAAGATGCTGTCAGACAGCTGCGCTGTGAGCCTCCTCCAAGAGGCCAGTGACTATCGCAGACGGAGCCTTGTCTCTGAGGCCTACAGAAG TATGGAGAATCTAGAGAGAAAGTTCGATAGGATGTTGTCCCTTCAAGTACTAGACAAATCGAAAGCCATTTCTCACATTTTACAGGAG GAAGAGATGCAGAAAGCAGCATTCCAAGCTCTACAGTTACAGAAAGACTCTGTACACGGTTACATCCGCAGCCAG ATCAAGCTCATAGAGGGAGAATTAATGCAGCTGACAAAACTGGAGGTTAAAAGACGCAGTTTGGATTCTGAAAACCTGCAG GAGGTGCTAGTGAAACAACGCACGGCTCTTGGTGATATGCTGCAGCAGCTACTGAAACAGAAGCACCAGAGAGAGCAAGAGCTGCAGCAGGTTCTG GTGGAAATGGAGCTGAAGTCGGAATCCAACCAGCAGAACTACTGGATGATTCAGTACCAGAGATTGCTGGATGCTAAGCCCTTGTCTTTACGCATGCAG GAAGCAGGTGTGGAAAAAGAGCTTGTAGATCTACTGTGTAAACTGTCAGCTCAACATTATCTGCCCATTATGGCTCACCACCGTGTAACAACAGAGGCCCTTCGTCACATGAACCCCTCTGACCTAAAGAAG ctTGGCATTAATGAAATTGGCATCCAGAAAGCTCTTCTGAAATGGGCCCAGGAACACCTGCCTGGAG GTGCCTGTAAGATGGTCGAGCAGAGCGAAGAAACTGAAGTCATCCCATCAGAGCCATCTTCCTTCTTCCCTCCAATTCCCGACACCTATAGCATCATGACACCCAGCCCACCACTGACTCCCGGTACCCCCATCACCCCATCAGCACCCAGCCCTGTGGAAGGACCAGGGGGCTCGGAGTGTGTGGTCTGCATGGAGACCACG
- the lrsam1 gene encoding E3 ubiquitin-protein ligase LRSAM1 isoform X1, which produces MPLFFRKKKPSDESQKRLEYQLCRSKEAGADDILDISACELSEVPTSAISICKIVQKKVLIVHNNQLRSLLPKGSDILSLATLKVLDLHDNKLSSLPEDIGKLATLQVLNVEKNRLKVLPDSIGDLKLLQSLNLKGNCVSELPSSISSLCSLRTLDVSDNLIIQLPKTFAYIRTLESITLDAATMTYPPASVCMEGTESIQNFLCAELGEEYCPPSQYLLPVLESDCGKQDSDCVDSMDEAWQTKFSDYEKRKLQKQQEKLAFERHRDEKQNEHTQLLLMNTSRKVNILNSVRQEQERLEQGVSMQQRAQETERVLLLEKVRQAEDNISCRISNMLGDDNRQKKSAEFLQALEEDRIRLEHLTAITQEETNSLRKREVASAMQKMLSDSCAVSLLQEASDYRRRSLVSEAYRSMENLERKFDRMLSLQVLDKSKAISHILQEEEMQKAAFQALQLQKDSVHGYIRSQIKLIEGELMQLTKLEVKRRSLDSENLQEVLVKQRTALGDMLQQLLKQKHQREQELQQVLVEMELKSESNQQNYWMIQYQRLLDAKPLSLRMQEAGVEKELVDLLCKLSAQHYLPIMAHHRVTTEALRHMNPSDLKKLGINEIGIQKALLKWAQEHLPGGACKMVEQSEETEVIPSEPSSFFPPIPDTYSIMTPSPPLTPGTPITPSAPSPVEGPGGSECVVCMETTAQVIFLPCGHVCCCQVCSGAMQNCPLCRSALSQRIRLYHS; this is translated from the exons TCTAAAGAGGCAGGTGCTGATGACATCCTGGATATCTCAGCTTGTGAGCTCTCAGAG GTTCCTACAAGTGCCATTTCCATTTGCAAGATTGTACAGAAGAAG GTCCTCATCGTACACAACAACCAGCTTAGGTCACTGCTTCCCAAAGGAAGTGATATCCTCTCTCTCGCCACTCTAAAG GTTTTGGATTTGCATGATAATAAGCTTAGTTCACTTCCAGAAGACATCGGGAAGCTGGCCACATTGCAG gttttaaatgttgaaaaaaatcgTTTAAAAGTCCTTCCAGACTCCATTGGGGACCTGAAGCTGCTGCAGTCACTTAATTTAAAAG GAAACTGTGTCAGTGAACTGCCGTCTTCTATAAGCTCTCTGTGCAGCTTGCGTACCTTGGATGTGAGTGACAACCTCATAATACAGCTTCCCAAAACCTTTGCTTACATTCGCACACTAGAG AGCATTACACTTGATGCAGCCACTATGACCTATCCCCCTGCATCTGTGTGCATGGAAGGTACTGAGAGCATCCAGAACTTCTTGTGCGCTG AACTGGGAGAGGAGTATTGCCCTCCATCCCAGTATCTCCTGCCAGTGCTGGAAAGTGACTGCGGGAAGCAAGACTCAGACTGTGTGGACAGCATGGATGAGGCCTGGCAG ACTAAATTCAGTGATTATGAAAAGAGAAAG TTGCAGAAACAGCAGGAAAAGCTGGCTTTCGAGCGGCACAGAGATGAGAAGCAAAACGAGCACACCCAGCTTCTACTCATGAACACCTCTCGTAAAGTAAACATCCTCAACTCTGTTCGCCAG GAGCAGGAGCGCTTGGAGCAAGGGGTCAGCATGCAACAGAGAGCCCAGGAGACTGAGAGGGTGCTGTTGTTGGAGAAAGTTAGACAAGCTGAAGACAACATCAGCTGTCGCATTAGCAACATGCTGGGGGATGACAACCG GCAGAAAAAGAGTGCCGAGTTTCTTCAGGCCTTGGAGGAAGATCG AATCCGCTTGGAACATTTGACTGCCATCACACAGGAAGAAACCAACTCTTTGAGGAAGCGAGAGGTGGCCT CGGCCATGCAGAAGATGCTGTCAGACAGCTGCGCTGTGAGCCTCCTCCAAGAGGCCAGTGACTATCGCAGACGGAGCCTTGTCTCTGAGGCCTACAGAAG TATGGAGAATCTAGAGAGAAAGTTCGATAGGATGTTGTCCCTTCAAGTACTAGACAAATCGAAAGCCATTTCTCACATTTTACAGGAG GAAGAGATGCAGAAAGCAGCATTCCAAGCTCTACAGTTACAGAAAGACTCTGTACACGGTTACATCCGCAGCCAG ATCAAGCTCATAGAGGGAGAATTAATGCAGCTGACAAAACTGGAGGTTAAAAGACGCAGTTTGGATTCTGAAAACCTGCAG GAGGTGCTAGTGAAACAACGCACGGCTCTTGGTGATATGCTGCAGCAGCTACTGAAACAGAAGCACCAGAGAGAGCAAGAGCTGCAGCAGGTTCTG GTGGAAATGGAGCTGAAGTCGGAATCCAACCAGCAGAACTACTGGATGATTCAGTACCAGAGATTGCTGGATGCTAAGCCCTTGTCTTTACGCATGCAG GAAGCAGGTGTGGAAAAAGAGCTTGTAGATCTACTGTGTAAACTGTCAGCTCAACATTATCTGCCCATTATGGCTCACCACCGTGTAACAACAGAGGCCCTTCGTCACATGAACCCCTCTGACCTAAAGAAG ctTGGCATTAATGAAATTGGCATCCAGAAAGCTCTTCTGAAATGGGCCCAGGAACACCTGCCTGGAG GTGCCTGTAAGATGGTCGAGCAGAGCGAAGAAACTGAAGTCATCCCATCAGAGCCATCTTCCTTCTTCCCTCCAATTCCCGACACCTATAGCATCATGACACCCAGCCCACCACTGACTCCCGGTACCCCCATCACCCCATCAGCACCCAGCCCTGTGGAAGGACCAGGGGGCTCGGAGTGTGTGGTCTGCATGGAGACCACG